One stretch of Sander vitreus isolate 19-12246 chromosome 16, sanVit1, whole genome shotgun sequence DNA includes these proteins:
- the prdm12a gene encoding PR domain zinc finger protein 12: MGSVLPADALALKSGFKCPSRSLSDVITSDILHSFLYGRWRNVLGEHLAEERQSGSSPKTAFTAEVLAQSFAGEVQKLSSLVLPSEVIIAQSSVPGEGLGIFSKTWIKAGTEMGPFTGRVLSPEHVDLLKNNNLMWEVFNEDGTVRYFIDASQEDQRSWMTYIKCARNEQEQNLEVVQIGSSIFYKAVETIPPDQELLVWYGNTHNTFLGIPGVPGIDEEHLKKSRNDDPHSCDGPSSCSPPASTTTAGRMRCVICHRGFNSRSNLRSHMRIHTLDKPFVCRFCNRRFSQSSTLRNHVRLHTGERPYKCHVCQSAYSQLAGLRAHQKSARHKPVAHAADVSSKVSPPPPQMTAMPHQHQRPLLHHIPTMVL; the protein is encoded by the exons ATGGGCTCCGTGCTACCCGCCGACGCTTTGGCTCTCAAGTCTGGATTTAAGTGTCCGAGCCGCTCGCTGTCAGACGTGATCACCTCGGACATCCTGCACAGCTTCCTGTACGGCAGGTGGAGGAACGTGCTGGGCGAACACCTGGCGGAGGAGCGCCAGAGCGGCAGCAGCCCCAAGACCGCCTTCACCGCCGAGGTGCTGGCTCAGTCCTTCGCCGGAG AGGTGCAGAAGCTGTCCAGCCTGGTGCTGCCCAGCGAAGTGATCATCGCTCAGAGCTCGGTCCCTGGAGAAGGGCTGGGCATCTTCTCAAAGACCTGGATCAAAGCAGGAACCGAGATGGGCCCTTTCACAGGCAGAgtcctgtcccctgaacacgtGGACCTGCTCAAGAATAACAACCTCATGTGGGAG GTGTTCAATGAAGACGGCACGGTGCGCTACTTCATCGATGCCAGCCAGGAGGACCAACGCAGCTGGATGACTTACATAAAATGCGCCCGGAATGAGCAGGAGCAAAACCTGGAGGTGGTGCAGATCGGCAGCAGCATCTTCTACAAGGCGGTGGAG aCCATCCCACCAGACCAGGAGCTTCTTGTCTGGTATGGAAACACCCACAACACATTCCTGGGAATCCCTGGAGTTCCGGGAATAGATGAAGAACACCTAAAGAAAAGCAGGAATG ATGACCCCCACTCCTGTGACGGCCCTTCCTCTTGCTCCCCACCCGCCTCCACCACCACAGCCGGTCGGATGCGCTGCGTCATCTGCCACCGCGGCTTCAACTCCCGCAGCAACCTGCGCTCCCACATGCGCATCCACACTCTGGACAAGCCCTTCGTCTGCCGCTTCTGCAACCGCCGTTTCAGCCAGTCGTCCACGCTCCGAAACCACGTGCGCCTGCACACCGGCGAGCGGCCCTACAAGTGTCACGTCTGTCAGAGCGCCTACTCCCAGCTGGCGGGCCTGAGGGCGCACCAGAAGAGCGCGCGGCACAAACCGGTGGCGCACGCCGCCGACGTGTCATCCAAAGTGTCCCCTCCTCCCCCACAGATGACGGCCATGCCCCATCAGCACCAGAGGCCACTGTTGCACCACATCCCCACCATGGTGCTATGA
- the fbxw5 gene encoding F-box/WD repeat-containing protein 5, with protein MECGPVLPDSLVLEIFLRLPHDAVLRVGLTCRQWLAVSRDEFLWRELFYSYYRIPRSVPRHPAAVSWYREFRRLFDCIPCVEVQTLREHTDQVLHLAFSHRGHRFSSCSKDCTVKLWDTERPDGNISMVHSSSMRQFNWGYTQFSQFNADDTLLLVSGVYLGPHHSSSGEIAVISLENYTLLSRVRNKPYDVFGCWLNETHLISGNLHWIGNMTSCSVLWLNKAFQDVESENVNVVKRLFKIQNVNASTIRTVMVAHCRRHDNPDLLLDYEAQSQARRQKGQQQHQPLLFDLGTSGSDEEDEEEEGGEESQREAMLGTCRLPQPTISGLDHVIQNRKVGHTELAIETHVAKMMGRAHTKAPDLIEPSEPGEGEDKTYLLFTTGSLTYSPHQIGIKLIKPDQMTTCGPVLGEERSSYEFFDSLDHVIDIHGHIIGMGLSPDHRYLYVNSRAWPAGCVISDPMSPPPIAEEIDLHVIDLKSLREERRSLRAHRAFTPNDECFFIFLDVSRDFVASGAEDKHGYIWDRHYNICLARLAHDDVVNSVAFSPADQELLLSASDDSTIKVWRSPRMVRLVQAPSRPLRPRSLLSSWLGRNKNSTSASSVNGKP; from the exons ATGGAGTGTGGCCCAGTTCTGCCAGACAGCCTGGTGTTGGAGATCTTCCTGCGTCTGCCCCACGATGCCGTGCTGAGAGTTGGTCTGACCTGCAGACAGTGGCTGGCTGTCTCCAGAGATGAGTTCCTTTGGAGGGAGCTGTTCTACAGCTACTACCGCATACCACGCTCTGTACCCCGACACCCAG CGGCTGTGTCATGGTACAGGGAGTTCCGACGTCTATTTGACTGTATCCCCTGTGTGGAGGTTCAGACGCTGAGAGAACACACTGACCAAGTCCTCCACCTGGCTTTCTCTCACAGAGGTCACCGCTTCTCCTCCTGTTCCAAAGACTGCACCGTTAAG CTATGGGACACAGAGCGGCCAGATGGTAATATCTCGATGGTGCACAGCTCCAGCATGCGGCAGTTTAACTGGGGCTACACCCAGTTCTCCCAGTTCAACGCTGATGACACCCTGCTGCTCGTGTCCGGTGTCTACCTGGGCCCACACCACTCCTCGTCTGGGGAAATCGCTGTCATCAGTCTGG AAAATTACACGCTGTTGTCGCGTGTGAGGAACAAGCCGTACGATGTGTTTGGCTGCTGGCTGAATGAGACCCACCTGATCTCTGGGAACCTGCACTGGATAGGCAACATGACGTCCTGCTCTGTGCTTTGGCTCAATAAAGCCTTCCAG GATGTTGAATCAGAGAATGTCAACGTAGTCAAGCGCCTTTTCAAGATCCAGAACGTCAATGCCAGCACCATTCGCACAGTGATGGTGGCCCACTGCCGTCGTCATGACAACCCAGACTTGCTGCTGGACTATGAGGCTCAGTCGCAGGCTCGAAGGCAGAaagggcagcagcagcaccagccCCTCCTTTTTGACCTGGGAACCTCGGGCAGTGACGaagaagatgaggaagaggaggggggcgAGGAGAGCCAGAGGGAAGCAATGCTCGGCACTTGCCGCCTTCCTCAGCCCACCATCTCAGGCCTGGACCACGTTATACAG AATCGTAAAGTAGGGCACACAGAGTTGGCGATAGAGACTCATGTGGCTAAGATGATGGGCAGAGCCCACACAAAGGCCCCTGACCTAATTGAGCCTTCTGAGCCCGGGGAGGGAGAGGACAAAACTTACTTACTCTTCACAACCGGCAGCCTTACATACTCTCCTCACCAGATAG GTATAAAGCTAATCAAGCCCGACCAGATGACCACTTGTGGTCCAGTACTCGGGGAAGAGCGGAGTTCATATGAGTTTTTTGATTCCCTGGACCATGTTATTGATATCCATGGACACATCATTGGTATGGGCCTTTCTCCAGACCACAG GTACCTTTATGTGAATAGCCGGGCTTGGCCAGCCGGGTGTGTAATCTCTGACCCCATGTCTCCTCCTCCCATTGCCGAGGAGATCGACCTGCATGTCATCGATCTGAAGAGtttgagggaggagagaaggagccTGCGCGCACACCGAGCCTTCACACCTAACGATGAGTGCTTCTTCATCTTCCTCGACGTCAGCAGAGACTTTGTTGCCAG TGGAGCAGAGGACAAGCACGGCTACATCTGGGACCGTCACTACAACATCTGTCTGGCACGTCTGGCACATGACGACGTGGTGAACTCAGTGGCGTTCAGCCCCGCTGACCAGGAGCTGCTGCTGTCGGCAAGCGATGACTCTACCATCAAAGTGTGGCGCTCACCGCGCATGGTTCGCCTGGTGCAGGCCCCCTCCCGGCCGCTGAGGCCCCGCAGCCTCCTGTCGTCCTGGCTGGGACGCAACAAGAACTCAACATCTGCCAGCAGTGTGAATGGAAAACCATGA